The DNA region TATGAGAGAGGAGGGAGAACTTTGTCTCACCAAACAGTATACTCGTCACAGTTAAGTGTAAGCCTTTGTTAGAGTATTAGTATTGATGGAGGCAAATTGCTAAAATGctaaaaaaccaaattttttggTAGTTGAGCTACAATGCACAACCAAAGATGGTTGTGCAATGTAGCTAAGatggtaaatatatatatatatatatatatattattaaaagatatattattttgtaatgatggtgatggtgatggttgtttattgtaatagatatattattttattatgttatttatattattttattgtgttgaatgttaaaataaaacaacttttgttgattttttttttaagtgagatggttaaaaacaaaatttagttacaaaattgattgtagtctAAGgttacatgttttgaaaatttaactatcAAATTGCATATTATTTACGCTCtcaatacacatgtcaaattctgtgtcaatcggatattatttactatatgatttataagcttatattttatgcataattttaaattacaaaaacttgtaatttaaataatttattaataacatagttattgatctttaattttctaaaaattttataagtatgaaagatataagaagaagatataattcagtggtggatttatcaaaattcattttaaataaGAATAATTTCTAGACCCAACAATAatgagtggtttttttttttcctcaaaaaatgttaaagacagtaaatattacaaattttaccatAATTTATCTTGGTGGTCACTTGTAGAGTGACTACAGTATCAAAAGTGTGCTCAAGTTTGTTATACAaaagttttgagatttttttggcGCATTGCTCTTTTTTCCGTCGCACGTGTTTTCAGCAGTTTTACCTAACATAAACAGTAAACGAGTATTtggaaattagaaattaaaccCGCGGACGGCCACAATAAAGTCTACAGTGTAAAAAagcttctatttttatttactagTGATTTCGCGGCAACTGCATGGATTGGCCTCACTGTACAGAAAAAGTACCGAAGACTGTGGGGAAGTGTGAAGTGCTAAGTGCGCCAGTTTCTTTTGTTGACTGTAGTAAAAGCTCAAACGGCAATGGTCTATTCATCTTTCGTcagtaagaaagaaagaaagaaagaaacaaacaaatattcCAAAAAGCCTTTTTCTTACTCCAACTTCCAACgcatcctctctctcttcctctccttctcTGCACTTTCCTCTCCTCTCGTTTTTCCCTTGTCCACTTCCTCttatttcctctctctctctctctctcaatctcacaCCTCacctttcctctctctctctctctctctggatgACCTCCTAAGCTTAACAGCAAACTCCCTAGGGTTTCCACTTTCTCTTCCAATTCAACCATGGCGTCACAAATCGAAcaaggtactctctctctctcttcaatgaTCTAAAGAAAATTGTTAGGTATTGTATTTTGACTTTGTAGTTGTTAATATTTGTTGAATGGTAACAGGAGGTGAGAGAGACTTAGAGAAGGGACTGACGATGACGGTGACTCCAACGCCATCATCGACTCAAAACTCTCTCGCTTCGCCTTCGCCTTCGCCTTCGCCTTCGCCGTCGCCGACTCCGTCTCCATCGGCGACGGCCACGGCTCCGGCGTTAGTCCTATCCAATTCCGGCAAGCGGATCGATCAAGCCGGGAAGAAGAAGTACGTGAAGCAAGTGACTGGTCGGCACAACGACACCGAGCTCCACCTGGCGGCGCAGCGGGGCGATCTGGCCGCCGTGAAGCAGATACTGGAAGATATCGATAAGCAGGTGATGGAGACTTTTAGCGGCGCGGAATTTGATGCCGAAGTCGCGGAGGTCCGGGCTGCGGTTGTGAATGAAGTGAATGAGTTGGGAGAGACGGCGCTGTATACGGCGGCGGAGAAAGGGTACCTTGATATTTTGAAGGAATTGTTGAACTATTCGAGTACGGAAACTCTTACGAAGAAGAACCGGTCCGGGTTTGATCCGTTGCATATAGCTGCAAGTCAAGGGCACCATGGTAATGGATCAAGTAGCttttatcttgtttttttttattatgtggtttgtgaatttttgttatgggtttttttgtagtttgaatTATGGTACAGATTATTAAAGATGAAAGTTAAGCTTATATAGGTATTGGGTTTGTTAGAGATGTGGCATTTATTCAATGAATGCTGTTATATAGGTATAAATTCATTACCTTTGGTAATTGTAGAAGGTTTATATAAGGTATTTGACAGTTGGGCTCTGTTTGATTGCAATTAAGAGAAGTAGCAGCACGGATACTTCATTTAGGGTGTCAAATCTGTGTCATACCGGTGTTGTACCGGCTGTTATTGCTCGTGTCACCGTATGGTACTCGTGTCCATGTCTGTGTCCGTGCTTTCTAAAGTAGCAACTTGCAACTTCATGAACTACCAAGTTTGTTAACTGAGAAAAAAAGATTTCTTTGTAGTTGCCCTTTAAATGCCTATGTATGGATAgatatcaaaattgaaaatttacagAGGACATGTTCACACAAGTTAACAGTTATAAAGGTTCTCTGTGGTTTTTGGTTCGGTATTAGCTTATATGTGTTAACTTTTAGAAGATTATCGTTTACCAAAAGAAATGGTGAGCTCAAGTGGATTGTAATCAGCCCCTTACTATTTGAAATTCCACTTTTTTAGTATTATTGCTTTTGGCCCTGATTTCTGCTTCAGTCTTCAAGATTACAAGTTTCCATTTTAATCTGTTTAAAATCATGAAAGTTATGGAGACCAAAGAATTGAATGTCATAATGACTACATATGTAAAATATGCTACTAGTTGCAAAATCTCTGGTTTCTATACAATTGACAGTGCACTGATAATGATTCTTCTGTTACAGCCATTGTCCAGGTGCTACTAGAACATGACCCTACGCTCAGCAAAACAATTGGCCCATCAAATGCAACTCCTCTTATATCTGCAGCTGCAAGAGGCCATACAGAAGTAGTTAAAGAACTACTGTCAAAGGATTGTAGCTTGTTGGAAATCTCTAGGTCTAATGGGAAAAATCCATTGCATTTGGCTGCCCGACAAGGGCATCTTGGCATTGTAGAAGCATTGCTGGCCAAAGATCCACAGTTGGCACGAAGGACTGACAAGAAGGGGCAGACTGCTCTGCATATGGCTGTAAAAGGGCAGAGCTGTGAGGTGGTGAAATTGCTTCTTGATGCTGATGCTGCAATTGTTATGCTTCCTGATAAATTTGGCAATACAGCGTTACATGTCGCCACAAGGAAAAAGCGAGTAGAGGTAGGTGCTTCTTTTGGTGATGCTgcactttttttgtttagaattagAAGTGTATACTTTGAGAGATTCGATTGCTCACGTATCTTTTGAATGCTAATAATATTTGTATCTTctacatataaataataataataataaaaaccgtatattttaaattatagtcAATGGCTTTAAATCACATTGATGCCTAGTGTCAGCCTAAAACTAAAGTTTTAAATTAGTGTCTTTCatccttttttgtttctaatcAAACTACTCGCTCTTTTCTAGTACcaacttttcttttaaattagtGCTACTTCCTTTGAATCTTTCCAATGTCCAAATGCCTGCCACTTGATCTCTGCAAGTGTGTAGCTTGGATCTTATCTCTTTCAAACTATGCAATTAATATCTCTGTAATGAACTTATGCTTACTTGCCAATGTAGTGTAAATTAAGTACATCTTACCTTGTCACAAATTCTTTATTGTTTCTCTTGGGCATTAATTGTATTCTGAAAGATGAAAAATATCATGTTGCTTTGGTCTTCTACCATCAATGTTTTCCTCATATTTTAACTCCGCGGCAGGAAAACTAGCATGTGTTAATTGCTTCTCTCATGTATATCAtgcttatttttcttaaagtttttcttcctttgaATTTGAATTCACTATATTTGAATTGAACCAAGTCACAATAATTGGCTATatgacgtaggacaaccacacTATTTCAATGgaacaaataaataacaaaataaacccTAGGAGTCGGCACCTAAGGAgtgcttggagtcagcactaAGCAAACACTAgagtcggcaccagtgtaaaaGAAACACacgttttttttataattctcaaaaCTGTCTTACAATAATTAGAAAAAGTGCTTAAATAGCtaacaataaaatgcataaagaaaccctaattattaaatgctcggccttgcttaatctcaagcccaattaCTAacaggctccatccataaggccacaggtggggccgtcttctttttgctcttcctcccatacaTGCATGTAATTGGGGGCTTGTACCTTGTGTCCGCACCACTATATTAGACTAAAATTATCCAACTTCTGTGTTTTTCCATTTATGCCAAGTTAGTAAATTATATCACGATGCACCCCCCACTCCTCTCTAGGCATAACAGATAACTCATTTGATTGCTTGTTCCAGTTGTGCATGCTTTATATTATTTGAAGTCTGCATATATACATTTAGGGGAGAAAGAGTTGTCCTGGAACTGACCTTCCCTTTTCTCCTTGCAGATAGTGACTGAGTTGTTATCCCTTCCTGACACTAATGTCAATGCACTGACCAGAGACCACAAAACAGCTCTTGACATAGCTGTAGAGCTTCCCCTTTCTGAAGAATCGTCAGAGATAAAGGAGTGCCTTTCGAAATATGGTGCTCTCAGAGCTAATGATCTGAACCAACCAAGGGATGAGTTGAGGAAAACTGTGACTCAAATTAAGAAAGATGTTCATATCCAGCTCGAACAAACGAGGAAAACTAACAaaaatgttcataatatttCTAAAGAGCTCAGGAAACTTCACCGAGAAGGTATCAACAATGCCACTAACTCAGTTACTGTGGTGGCTGTGCTGTTTGCCACAGTTGCCTTTGCAGCTATTTTCACTTTGCCTGGTGGGGATGATAATGATGGTTCGGCCGTGGTGGCGAActcaatttcttttaaaattttcttcatctccAATGCCATTGCACTTTTTACATCGTTGGCTGTTGTGGTTGTTCAAATTACACTGGTTAGAGGTGAGACAAAAGCAGAAAAACGGGTAGTGGAGATAATTAACAAGTTGATGTGGTTGGCTTCTGTGTGCACTTCGGTGGCATTTATGGCCTCCTCATATATTGTGGTTGGGAAGAGGCATGAATGGGCTGCGATTTTGGTTACAGTTGTGGGGGGAGCAATAATGGCCGGGGTTCTTGGCACCATGACTTATTATGTGGTGAAGTCTAAGAGGAATCGTTCAATGAGGAAGAGGGACAAGAGTAGGAGCATGTCCAACTCGTGGCCGCAATCTGAATTCTCCAACTCAGAAGTTGATCGGATTTATGCCCTTTGATTGGGGGACTTTTAGTATTGGAAGTATGTAGGACTATATAGACTGGAAAATGCATGCAGAACAGAGTACAAACGTGTTTAGGTATGCCTTTAAGAATCGCTTTGGTATTCAATAAGAAACAATACCTCTTAACAGTTACATTCTTGTGCATGTCTATGTATTCCCACATCCCTGCAGGCTTATTTTTTGGGATCCAAAACTTGGAATGATAAAATCATGTAATGTTACTTTTAATATGAGATATGTAAGTACAGATGTTGATCTCAGTAACAGTAGTTAGCCACCTCTGCTCCTCCCCCTTTCCCTTACCTCGTTATACCTTCTCTGCTATTACAGTCATGGACctgtttttgttaattttaacaTGGCAATTTTCAGAGCAAGTAAAACACTAAATATTAATTTCATGTTCTcaaccaaataataataacacattatttttattttctaaatttacttattttattgtaaaaaaccaccataaaaataCCTTATCTCAAAGCATATGGAGCTGttagaatttttgaaattataaaagagagaatagagagaatgagaaaacacaaaaattacgGCCTATATTTATGGGGGAAAGCCTTTGACAACTACAGCTTCATTATAAACCCAATTCTTGTGTTACAACGATGGGTATTATTTATAAGAGGTTGAATCTTAAACTAATCATAACAGTTAATTGACTTGTACTCCAAGTAGGATTCTTGACTTACACATCAAGGATTGGGTTTAGGTCTAGATTATGATTGGACTTGATACCTTTAGCACCCACTTAAACTCAAAGTGGAAGCTTGAAGACAACTTGAGTTTGGAAAGTGAAGATGCCTCAAATATGTCTTGAAAAAGATGACCATGAATGACCAACATGGATGGAGAATGAATTGTGTATGACAATGAACTACAACATTTGATGAATGCTAGAAGATAATAAGGGATTAAGAAGGGTGCATCACTAACCAAGGAGGGGCTGTTATGACCTATGGATGACTACACTGAACGCTGTGATGAAGTGCGTGACTGAGTTAATAATGTCGAAGATGTTGaacctaaatataaaattgtcaattcaaGTGATTTGGTGACTCACATGAGCAAATGGACCCCAAAATCATAATCCATGCTAAAAACAAAGTGAGACACCCGATTTAAATAGAGCAATAATTGGTGAGATGCACGCGATGATTAAAGGtttcaatgaaattcaaatGCACCAATAATTGAGATTTCAATGAAGAGTGGTGCATATTATACTTGTAGGACTACGAATTAGAGGTGTGATGAACCTGCatgataaaaaaagataagactATATATAGGAGGCTACTGATCAACGAAGCTGTAATCACCAAGATCTTCGAGGTTgttcatatgtttttcatgaCAAAGAATAAATTAGGATGATCCAACAGAGTAGGCAGTGATG from Castanea sativa cultivar Marrone di Chiusa Pesio chromosome 6, ASM4071231v1 includes:
- the LOC142639210 gene encoding ankyrin repeat-containing protein ITN1 translates to MASQIEQGGERDLEKGLTMTVTPTPSSTQNSLASPSPSPSPSPSPTPSPSATATAPALVLSNSGKRIDQAGKKKYVKQVTGRHNDTELHLAAQRGDLAAVKQILEDIDKQVMETFSGAEFDAEVAEVRAAVVNEVNELGETALYTAAEKGYLDILKELLNYSSTETLTKKNRSGFDPLHIAASQGHHAIVQVLLEHDPTLSKTIGPSNATPLISAAARGHTEVVKELLSKDCSLLEISRSNGKNPLHLAARQGHLGIVEALLAKDPQLARRTDKKGQTALHMAVKGQSCEVVKLLLDADAAIVMLPDKFGNTALHVATRKKRVEIVTELLSLPDTNVNALTRDHKTALDIAVELPLSEESSEIKECLSKYGALRANDLNQPRDELRKTVTQIKKDVHIQLEQTRKTNKNVHNISKELRKLHREGINNATNSVTVVAVLFATVAFAAIFTLPGGDDNDGSAVVANSISFKIFFISNAIALFTSLAVVVVQITLVRGETKAEKRVVEIINKLMWLASVCTSVAFMASSYIVVGKRHEWAAILVTVVGGAIMAGVLGTMTYYVVKSKRNRSMRKRDKSRSMSNSWPQSEFSNSEVDRIYAL